One genomic window of Notamacropus eugenii isolate mMacEug1 chromosome 6, mMacEug1.pri_v2, whole genome shotgun sequence includes the following:
- the LOC140509518 gene encoding protocadherin-8-like isoform X1, producing MSHTRLRLPTGILCRSRLGSVSLLWLLIARFRTETVNYHIYEEETPGTVIGVLSEHAMFDSPRKVPRHFRLMKHFNSSLIRMREADGQLTVGESGIDREQLCRQSLQCTLAFDVVSLSQLIHVEVEVRDINDHSPCFLASEIFVQVSESVAVGTHISLEVAVDEDVGSNALQSLRLVKPHSSFRVELQTRADGVKCADLVLLQELDRENQATYNLEVVAQDGGSPPRSSTATLNVRVLDANDHSPAFLHGAVTEVELAEDAPEGSLLLDLDATDPDEGPNGEVEFSFAGRTSPEAQFPFRLDPRSGHLTLAGPVDYEQKDTYELVVRAQDQGPGPRASTCKVIVHICDVNDNAPDITITPLAVAMTAASDSRSFAASVSASSTAPGSPEPGVASLIPEGAAQETLVALVSTSDRDSGSNGQVRCALYGHEHFRLQPAYAGSYLVVTAAPLDREHIDEYNLTLVAEDRGSPPLRTVKPYTVRVGDENDNPPLFARPVYEVSVMENNPPGAYLTTVIARDPDLGRNGRVTYRLLEAEVGRGEDLVSTYVSVDSGTGVLRARRSFDHETLAGLEVGLEAQDGGSPARWDRTVVRLVVEDQNDHAPEVIFPLLSNGSALVSLPCGVPPGFLVTQVRAHDEDEGLNAELTYILTHSDGDPGALALHPHTGELSLRRRLSPWPTDPLTVVVTVRDGGRPSLSCTATLSLIPVPSSPAGGDVVLVPPPPLPPPSREEQAGAQQGRLQRDSRWRPDLSTIFIGVLAGGCGLLLVTIVTVASSCQGRGLVGRKMFFKCSTTSELASEDSWTSGSRGSPGGSDSNDLESLKESYCLSVISEVEKEEEEEETFSSPRSRDSAVSLSPSSRERNGTPKSKGSISAPFHSTSLWQEDKSASSLGIHSRPDESSVKDSGKGDSECNDSDSDISGEGVRKTSLQMTEKPAGLQGSMERRTLKDPQRSFLIWESQTNKNLSSHYDNAYRITFCSSVIHQHHSQLGNTNFHTEDSKLKEYYYQVSASPSESLPSVYERTSNSGTIMPSSTPLRQYNGLNHPPEKTLPLHTCEISTSF from the exons aTGTCTCACACGAGACTTAGGCTTCCCACAGGCATTCTATGCAGGAGTAGACTAGGCTCTGTGTCGCTGCTATGGCTCCTGATTGCAAGGTTCCGCACAGAAACAGTGAATTACCACATCTATGAGGAAGAGACTCCTGGGACAGTCATTGGTGTCCTGTCTGAACACGCTATGTTTGATTCACCCCGTAAGGTTCCTAGACATTTTCGCCTGATGAAGCATTTCAACAGCTCTCTCATCCGGATGAGAGAGGCTGACGGACAGCTGACCGTTGGGGAGAGTGGTATTGACCGAGAGCAGCTCTGCAGGCAGTCCTTGCAATGTACGCTGGCTTTCGACGTGGTCAGCTTATCCCAGTTAATACATGTGGAAGTGGAGGTGAGAGACATCAATGACCACTCGCCATGCTTCCTAGCCTCTGAGATCTTTGTGCAGGTGTCCGAGAGTGTAGCTGTGGGCACCCACATCTCTTTGGAAGTGGCCGTGGACGAGGACGTGGGTTCCAATGCCCTCCAGAGCCTGCGTCTGGTCAAGCCACACAGCTCCTTTCGCGTGGAGCTGCAGACTAGGGCTGATGGCGTCAAATGCGCTGACTTGGTGCTTCTGCAGGAATTGGACCGTGAGAATCAGGCTACCTATAACCTAGAAGTGGTGGCCCAGGACGGTGGAAGTCCCCCGCGCTCCTCCACAGCCACCCTCAACGTTCGGGTGCTGGATGCCAATGACCACAGCCCAGCCTTCCTACACGGCGCTGTCACTGAGGTGGAGCTGGCGGAGGATGCTCCTGAGGGCTCCCTGCTACTCGACCTAGACGCCACAGACCCAGACGAGGGTCCCAATGGTGAAGTAGAGTTCTCCTTCGCTGGCCGAACATCTCCGGAGGCGCAGTTCCCTTTCCGCTTGGACCCGCGCTCAGGCCACCTGACTCTGGCTGGACCCGTGGACTATGAACAGAAAGACACCTATGAGCTGGTTGTGAGGGCTCAGGACCAAGGCCCAGGACCTCGTGCATCCACTTGCAAGGTCATCGTGCACATCTGCGACGTGAACGACAATGCGCCAGACATAACCATAACCCCACTGGCAGTGGCCATGACTGCCGCCTCCGACTCCAGATCCTTCGCCGCCTCTGTCTCGGCCTCCTCTACAGCGCCGGGAAGCCCAGAGCCTGGGGTGGCCTCTCTCATCCCAGAGGGGGCGGCTCAAGAGACCCTCGTGGCGCTGGTCAGCACCTCGGACAGGGACTCGGGCTCCAATGGACAGGTGCGCTGCGCCCTCTATGGACACGAGCACTTCCGACTGCAGCCGGCCTACGCGGGCAGCTACCTAGTGGTGACTGCGGCGCCCCTGGACCGCGAGCACATCGACGAGTACAACCTGACCCTGGTGGCCGAGGACCGCGGCTCCCCTCCGCTGCGCACTGTGAAGCCCTACACCGTGCGCGTCGGAGACGAGAACGACAACCCTCCGCTCTTCGCGCGCCCCGTCTACGAAGTGTCGGTGATGGAGAACAACCCGCCGGGGGCCTACCTTACCACCGTGATTGCTCGGGACCCAGATTTGGGCCGTAACGGCAGAGTGACCTATCGGCTGTTAGAGGCCGAAGTGGGTCGAGGAGAGGACCTGGTTTCCACCTACGTCTCTGTAGACTCGGGCACTGGGGTACTGAGGGCTCGAAGGAGCTTTGACCACGAGACGCTGGCCGGGCTGGAGGTGGGGCTGGAGGCGCAAGATGGTGGCTCTCCAGCCCGCTGGGACCGGACCGTGGTGCGGCTGGTGGTGGAGGACCAGAACGACCACGCTCCCGAGGTGATTTTCCCACTGCTTTCCAATGGTTCAGCTCTTGTGTCACTGCCTTGCGGGGTGCCCCCGGGCTTCCTGGTCACTCAGGTGCGAGCCCACGATGAGGACGAGGGTCTCAACGCCGAGCTGACTTACATCCTCACTCACAGCGACGGCGACCCCGGGGCACTGGCACTGCACCCGCACACGGGTGAGTTGTCATTGCGGCGGCGGCTGTCGCCTTGGCCCACTGACCCTCTCACCGTGGTGGTTACAGTGAGGGACGGCGGCCGGCCGTCCCTCTCCTGCACCGCCACCCTGTCCTTGATTCCCGTGCCCTCCTCTCCCGCTGGTGGAGATGTGGTGTTGGTGCCACCTCCACCCCTGCCACCACCCTCCAGGGAGGAGCAGGCTGGAGCACAGCAGGGGCGGCTGCAGAGGGATTCCAGATGGAGACCTGACCTCTCCACTATCTTCATTGGGGTATTGGCCGGTGGTTGTGGGCTGCTGCTCGTGACCATCGTCACCGTGGCCTCGTCGTGCCAGGGTAGGGGCCTGGTCGGGAGGAAGATGTTTTTCAAATGCAGCACTACATCAGAACTGGCCAGCGAAGACAGCTGGACATCTGGCAGCCGGGGGTCTCCTGGAGGGTCGGATAGTAATGACTTGGAGAGCCTCAAAGAGTCCTACTGTCTTTCCGTCATAAGTGAAgttgagaaggaggaggaagaggaggagacttTCAGTTCACCTCGTTCGAGGGACAGTGCAGTGTCCCTTTCTCCCTCATCTCGAGAGAGGAATGGGACTCCCAAATCTAAG GGTTCAATCTCAGCTCCTTTTCATTCCACATCTCTGTGGCAAGAGGATAAATCTGCTTCAAGTTTAGG TATCCATTCAAGACCAGATGAATCCAGCGTGAAGGACAGTGGGAAAGGAGACAGTGAATGTAATGATAGTGATTCTGATATTAGTGGAGAAGGGGTCAGGAAAACATCCCTTCAGATGACTGAAAAGCCAGCTG GTCTTCAAGGAAGTATGGAAAGAAGAACTTTAAAGGATCCCCAAAGATCCTTTTTAATCTGGGAATCCCAAACAAATAAGAATCTTTCATCACACTACGACAATGCCTATAGAATTACATTTTGTTCAAGTGTCATCCATCAGCACCATTCTCAGCTGGGAAATACTAATTTTCATACAGAAGACTCTAAGCTAAAGGAGTATTATTATCAAGTTAGTGCCTCCCCGAGTGAAAGTCTGCCAAGTGTGTATGAAAGAACCTCAAACAGTGGGACAATCATGCCTTCTTCTACTCCATTAAGACAGTATAATGGACTAAATCATCCCCCAGAGAAGACTTTACCTTTGCACACCTGTGAAATAAGCACATCATTCTGA
- the LOC140509518 gene encoding protocadherin-8-like isoform X2, whose protein sequence is MSHTRLRLPTGILCRSRLGSVSLLWLLIARFRTETVNYHIYEEETPGTVIGVLSEHAMFDSPRKVPRHFRLMKHFNSSLIRMREADGQLTVGESGIDREQLCRQSLQCTLAFDVVSLSQLIHVEVEVRDINDHSPCFLASEIFVQVSESVAVGTHISLEVAVDEDVGSNALQSLRLVKPHSSFRVELQTRADGVKCADLVLLQELDRENQATYNLEVVAQDGGSPPRSSTATLNVRVLDANDHSPAFLHGAVTEVELAEDAPEGSLLLDLDATDPDEGPNGEVEFSFAGRTSPEAQFPFRLDPRSGHLTLAGPVDYEQKDTYELVVRAQDQGPGPRASTCKVIVHICDVNDNAPDITITPLAVAMTAASDSRSFAASVSASSTAPGSPEPGVASLIPEGAAQETLVALVSTSDRDSGSNGQVRCALYGHEHFRLQPAYAGSYLVVTAAPLDREHIDEYNLTLVAEDRGSPPLRTVKPYTVRVGDENDNPPLFARPVYEVSVMENNPPGAYLTTVIARDPDLGRNGRVTYRLLEAEVGRGEDLVSTYVSVDSGTGVLRARRSFDHETLAGLEVGLEAQDGGSPARWDRTVVRLVVEDQNDHAPEVIFPLLSNGSALVSLPCGVPPGFLVTQVRAHDEDEGLNAELTYILTHSDGDPGALALHPHTGELSLRRRLSPWPTDPLTVVVTVRDGGRPSLSCTATLSLIPVPSSPAGGDVVLVPPPPLPPPSREEQAGAQQGRLQRDSRWRPDLSTIFIGVLAGGCGLLLVTIVTVASSCQGRGLVGRKMFFKCSTTSELASEDSWTSGSRGSPGGSDSNDLESLKESYCLSVISEVEKEEEEEETFSSPRSRDSAVSLSPSSRERNGTPKSKGSISAPFHSTSLWQEDKSASSLGIHSRPDESSVKDSGKGDSECNDSDSDISGEGVRKTSLQMTEKPAAQVRECGAAIIEKRRNKKGWKIGLLIAMG, encoded by the exons aTGTCTCACACGAGACTTAGGCTTCCCACAGGCATTCTATGCAGGAGTAGACTAGGCTCTGTGTCGCTGCTATGGCTCCTGATTGCAAGGTTCCGCACAGAAACAGTGAATTACCACATCTATGAGGAAGAGACTCCTGGGACAGTCATTGGTGTCCTGTCTGAACACGCTATGTTTGATTCACCCCGTAAGGTTCCTAGACATTTTCGCCTGATGAAGCATTTCAACAGCTCTCTCATCCGGATGAGAGAGGCTGACGGACAGCTGACCGTTGGGGAGAGTGGTATTGACCGAGAGCAGCTCTGCAGGCAGTCCTTGCAATGTACGCTGGCTTTCGACGTGGTCAGCTTATCCCAGTTAATACATGTGGAAGTGGAGGTGAGAGACATCAATGACCACTCGCCATGCTTCCTAGCCTCTGAGATCTTTGTGCAGGTGTCCGAGAGTGTAGCTGTGGGCACCCACATCTCTTTGGAAGTGGCCGTGGACGAGGACGTGGGTTCCAATGCCCTCCAGAGCCTGCGTCTGGTCAAGCCACACAGCTCCTTTCGCGTGGAGCTGCAGACTAGGGCTGATGGCGTCAAATGCGCTGACTTGGTGCTTCTGCAGGAATTGGACCGTGAGAATCAGGCTACCTATAACCTAGAAGTGGTGGCCCAGGACGGTGGAAGTCCCCCGCGCTCCTCCACAGCCACCCTCAACGTTCGGGTGCTGGATGCCAATGACCACAGCCCAGCCTTCCTACACGGCGCTGTCACTGAGGTGGAGCTGGCGGAGGATGCTCCTGAGGGCTCCCTGCTACTCGACCTAGACGCCACAGACCCAGACGAGGGTCCCAATGGTGAAGTAGAGTTCTCCTTCGCTGGCCGAACATCTCCGGAGGCGCAGTTCCCTTTCCGCTTGGACCCGCGCTCAGGCCACCTGACTCTGGCTGGACCCGTGGACTATGAACAGAAAGACACCTATGAGCTGGTTGTGAGGGCTCAGGACCAAGGCCCAGGACCTCGTGCATCCACTTGCAAGGTCATCGTGCACATCTGCGACGTGAACGACAATGCGCCAGACATAACCATAACCCCACTGGCAGTGGCCATGACTGCCGCCTCCGACTCCAGATCCTTCGCCGCCTCTGTCTCGGCCTCCTCTACAGCGCCGGGAAGCCCAGAGCCTGGGGTGGCCTCTCTCATCCCAGAGGGGGCGGCTCAAGAGACCCTCGTGGCGCTGGTCAGCACCTCGGACAGGGACTCGGGCTCCAATGGACAGGTGCGCTGCGCCCTCTATGGACACGAGCACTTCCGACTGCAGCCGGCCTACGCGGGCAGCTACCTAGTGGTGACTGCGGCGCCCCTGGACCGCGAGCACATCGACGAGTACAACCTGACCCTGGTGGCCGAGGACCGCGGCTCCCCTCCGCTGCGCACTGTGAAGCCCTACACCGTGCGCGTCGGAGACGAGAACGACAACCCTCCGCTCTTCGCGCGCCCCGTCTACGAAGTGTCGGTGATGGAGAACAACCCGCCGGGGGCCTACCTTACCACCGTGATTGCTCGGGACCCAGATTTGGGCCGTAACGGCAGAGTGACCTATCGGCTGTTAGAGGCCGAAGTGGGTCGAGGAGAGGACCTGGTTTCCACCTACGTCTCTGTAGACTCGGGCACTGGGGTACTGAGGGCTCGAAGGAGCTTTGACCACGAGACGCTGGCCGGGCTGGAGGTGGGGCTGGAGGCGCAAGATGGTGGCTCTCCAGCCCGCTGGGACCGGACCGTGGTGCGGCTGGTGGTGGAGGACCAGAACGACCACGCTCCCGAGGTGATTTTCCCACTGCTTTCCAATGGTTCAGCTCTTGTGTCACTGCCTTGCGGGGTGCCCCCGGGCTTCCTGGTCACTCAGGTGCGAGCCCACGATGAGGACGAGGGTCTCAACGCCGAGCTGACTTACATCCTCACTCACAGCGACGGCGACCCCGGGGCACTGGCACTGCACCCGCACACGGGTGAGTTGTCATTGCGGCGGCGGCTGTCGCCTTGGCCCACTGACCCTCTCACCGTGGTGGTTACAGTGAGGGACGGCGGCCGGCCGTCCCTCTCCTGCACCGCCACCCTGTCCTTGATTCCCGTGCCCTCCTCTCCCGCTGGTGGAGATGTGGTGTTGGTGCCACCTCCACCCCTGCCACCACCCTCCAGGGAGGAGCAGGCTGGAGCACAGCAGGGGCGGCTGCAGAGGGATTCCAGATGGAGACCTGACCTCTCCACTATCTTCATTGGGGTATTGGCCGGTGGTTGTGGGCTGCTGCTCGTGACCATCGTCACCGTGGCCTCGTCGTGCCAGGGTAGGGGCCTGGTCGGGAGGAAGATGTTTTTCAAATGCAGCACTACATCAGAACTGGCCAGCGAAGACAGCTGGACATCTGGCAGCCGGGGGTCTCCTGGAGGGTCGGATAGTAATGACTTGGAGAGCCTCAAAGAGTCCTACTGTCTTTCCGTCATAAGTGAAgttgagaaggaggaggaagaggaggagacttTCAGTTCACCTCGTTCGAGGGACAGTGCAGTGTCCCTTTCTCCCTCATCTCGAGAGAGGAATGGGACTCCCAAATCTAAG GGTTCAATCTCAGCTCCTTTTCATTCCACATCTCTGTGGCAAGAGGATAAATCTGCTTCAAGTTTAGG TATCCATTCAAGACCAGATGAATCCAGCGTGAAGGACAGTGGGAAAGGAGACAGTGAATGTAATGATAGTGATTCTGATATTAGTGGAGAAGGGGTCAGGAAAACATCCCTTCAGATGACTGAAAAGCCAGCTG caCAAGTAAGAGAGTGTGGGGCGGCcataatagaaaaaagaagaaataaaaaaggctgGAAAATTGGTCTCTTAATAGCCATGGGTTGA